The following proteins are encoded in a genomic region of Deinococcus betulae:
- a CDS encoding tyrosine-protein kinase domain-containing protein, producing MNDRTAPDVIDLTRSLQVLKRSAWVIALSAAVVGVSTYAYFKQQTPLYKASTMIVSTGNQTGNQTVNQTLVSAPPLPSGALQGALLNLNVLRTINAGLQKVTGLTPEARAALQRKLLNEAAAGRSSTVRAAGDVDMYGNGIYTISARHPNPRVAAQLANLATSALITWDAQRGLVKVSSAREALEVQLSDTETRLARLGPVGTTPTREQLTLLNQQSVRTNDLNNLRALERAVVGSLALVAQAVTPLKPVSPQPARNAAVAGLFALLAATALILLRSSLSRTVSSDIDLRGMHLRLLGEVPRLRVVKKGQSVLTMMHKGKGADSVTFLASNIRGRLGQQPKTVMVTSLLPGDGKSTLVAGLAGSFAAGGLRTLLIEADVRHPTQRALWGLAAETASWVNLPQAAPFPGEEARALQAALRNPEAAQARRLTDHLHLVVTAPHEGGATRLPTEAFRAALHTWSQGYDVVLVDAPPALAISDPLELASMVSGVLIVLEPGKANMSGVQRLLDTLELASASVIGVAFNKIDPRHMATAYGYGYGYHPSGLPAEHA from the coding sequence ATGAATGACCGGACCGCACCAGATGTCATTGACCTGACCCGTTCGCTTCAGGTGCTCAAGCGGTCGGCCTGGGTGATCGCGCTGTCGGCCGCTGTGGTGGGCGTGTCCACCTACGCCTATTTCAAGCAGCAGACGCCTCTTTACAAGGCCAGCACCATGATCGTTTCGACCGGCAACCAGACCGGCAACCAGACGGTCAACCAGACCCTGGTCAGCGCGCCGCCGCTGCCGTCCGGCGCCCTGCAAGGGGCGCTGCTGAATTTGAATGTGCTGCGTACCATCAACGCCGGGCTTCAGAAGGTAACGGGTCTGACCCCCGAGGCGCGCGCCGCCCTCCAGCGCAAGCTGCTCAACGAGGCCGCCGCTGGCCGGTCCAGCACCGTGCGGGCGGCGGGCGACGTGGACATGTACGGCAACGGTATTTACACCATTAGTGCCCGGCACCCCAACCCCCGCGTGGCGGCGCAGCTGGCCAATCTAGCCACCAGCGCCCTGATTACCTGGGACGCCCAGCGCGGCCTCGTGAAGGTCAGCTCGGCCCGTGAGGCACTGGAAGTCCAGCTGAGCGACACTGAAACGCGGCTGGCACGGCTGGGGCCAGTGGGCACAACCCCCACCCGCGAGCAGCTGACCCTGCTGAACCAGCAGTCCGTGCGCACCAATGACCTGAACAACCTGCGCGCCCTGGAACGGGCTGTGGTGGGGTCGCTGGCCCTGGTGGCCCAGGCGGTCACGCCCCTGAAACCGGTGTCGCCTCAGCCTGCGCGCAACGCGGCGGTGGCGGGTCTGTTCGCCCTGCTGGCGGCCACGGCCCTGATTCTGCTGCGGTCCTCGCTGTCGCGGACCGTGTCCTCGGACATTGACCTGCGCGGCATGCACCTGCGGCTGCTGGGCGAGGTGCCCCGGCTGCGCGTGGTGAAAAAAGGCCAGTCGGTGCTCACCATGATGCACAAGGGCAAAGGCGCCGACAGCGTGACCTTTCTGGCCAGCAACATCCGCGGCCGCCTGGGTCAGCAGCCCAAAACCGTGATGGTGACCTCGCTGCTGCCCGGCGACGGTAAATCCACGCTGGTGGCCGGCCTGGCCGGCAGCTTTGCGGCGGGTGGCCTGCGCACCCTGCTGATCGAGGCGGACGTGCGGCACCCAACCCAGCGCGCCCTCTGGGGCCTGGCGGCCGAAACCGCCAGCTGGGTCAACCTGCCCCAGGCCGCGCCGTTTCCCGGCGAGGAAGCCCGCGCCCTTCAGGCCGCGCTGCGTAACCCCGAGGCCGCTCAGGCCCGGCGCCTGACTGACCACCTGCACCTGGTGGTCACGGCGCCCCACGAGGGCGGCGCCACCCGGCTGCCCACCGAGGCCTTTCGCGCCGCCCTGCACACCTGGTCTCAGGGCTACGACGTGGTGCTGGTGGACGCGCCGCCGGCCCTGGCCATTTCTGACCCCCTGGAGCTGGCCTCAATGGTCAGCGGCGTCCTGATTGTGCTGGAGCCGGGCAAGGCCAACATGTCGGGCGTGCAGCGGCTGCTGGACACCCTGGAACTGGCCAGCGCCAGCGTGATCGGAGTGGCGTTTAATAAGATTGATCCCCGTCATATGGCCACCGCCTATGGGTACGGCTACGGCTACCATCCCAGTGGGCTGCCAGCGGAACATGCATGA
- a CDS encoding tetratricopeptide repeat protein, translating to MTLPRPLALVTAGLMLTGTAALCSVAVQGYLASRARDQAEALRQNGEYDQAWSILEAALRRTPASAELWAELGQTYRAAWFFRLKPELLTSALTAYERASALNPLSATAPAELARTLALSGAYRQANQAYLRALVNDPRNPGLLVDRAQTLEKLGQPSAALRVYRAAAHIKPNEYSQAAEERLRSGP from the coding sequence GTGACGCTGCCCCGACCCCTTGCCCTGGTCACGGCTGGCCTGATGCTGACCGGAACGGCCGCGCTATGTAGCGTGGCCGTTCAAGGTTATCTGGCCAGTCGGGCGCGCGACCAGGCCGAAGCCCTGCGCCAGAACGGTGAGTACGACCAGGCCTGGAGCATTCTGGAAGCGGCGCTGCGGCGCACGCCTGCCTCGGCCGAGCTATGGGCGGAACTGGGGCAGACTTACCGCGCCGCCTGGTTTTTTCGCCTGAAGCCCGAGCTGCTGACCTCGGCCCTGACAGCCTACGAGCGGGCGTCGGCCCTGAACCCCCTGAGCGCCACGGCACCCGCAGAACTGGCCCGCACCCTGGCCCTCTCTGGGGCCTATCGTCAGGCCAATCAGGCGTACTTGCGCGCGCTGGTCAACGATCCCCGGAATCCAGGGCTGCTGGTGGACCGCGCCCAGACCCTGGAAAAGCTGGGGCAACCCTCGGCGGCCCTCAGGGTCTACCGGGCCGCCGCCCACATCAAGCCCAATGAGTATTCACAGGCCGCCGAGGAGCGGCTCAGGAGCGGCCCGTGA
- a CDS encoding substrate-binding domain-containing protein, whose protein sequence is MKKSISNRDVERIAQHAGLSTHQVREALALRGTMPAETIEQVRASALALRYTISARDRVAMAANTSVATVNRAYRPDARHLVRPDLLRRIEDEADRLGYTPDLVAQARRSHGSPIVALCVDIEQLFNPYHAQMLLYLMRTFLQRERHPVITPITSGRALPELAQSGVTSSVVLWEGRHTRHQATLLAATGRQAVLIGRHEGLPSVAPDWVSASEHLIQRALDSGYDLLHLGYFSPDHWFPGARLEGLARVLNSHFGPRPELRMWVNPEHNHAQTVSTLRQRALHQAADLFEQLAVTPGALEVRRARRGTAITEELMAELDFWVGERRQRVAVLGLSDLTARLLLHTLETERPDWVLGREVGLVGYDNIEPLLSYLQPVLTTVAYDMDALSQLVADMTLAPRSSQGPDTFEVVPTTVVDRQSL, encoded by the coding sequence ATGAAAAAGTCGATTTCCAACCGAGACGTTGAGCGCATCGCCCAGCACGCTGGCCTCTCTACCCATCAGGTGCGTGAGGCGCTGGCGCTTCGGGGCACCATGCCTGCTGAGACCATAGAGCAGGTCAGGGCCAGTGCCCTGGCGCTGCGCTACACCATCAGTGCGCGTGACCGCGTGGCGATGGCCGCCAATACCTCGGTCGCCACCGTGAACCGCGCCTACCGGCCGGACGCGCGGCATCTGGTGCGGCCCGACCTGCTGCGCCGCATCGAAGACGAGGCGGACCGGCTAGGCTATACCCCCGACCTGGTGGCCCAGGCCCGGCGCAGCCACGGCAGCCCGATTGTCGCGCTGTGTGTGGATATCGAGCAGCTGTTTAACCCCTACCACGCGCAGATGCTCCTGTACCTGATGAGGACGTTCCTACAGCGCGAGCGCCACCCTGTCATTACACCCATTACCAGCGGCCGCGCCCTGCCGGAACTAGCGCAGTCCGGCGTCACGAGCAGTGTGGTGCTGTGGGAGGGCCGGCACACCCGGCATCAGGCGACGTTGCTGGCCGCCACTGGCCGTCAAGCGGTGCTCATCGGCCGGCATGAAGGACTGCCCAGCGTGGCTCCGGACTGGGTGAGTGCGTCTGAACATTTGATTCAGCGCGCACTGGACAGTGGCTACGACCTGCTGCATCTGGGGTATTTCAGCCCCGATCACTGGTTTCCCGGCGCCCGGTTAGAAGGCCTGGCCCGTGTGCTGAACAGCCATTTCGGGCCAAGGCCGGAACTGCGGATGTGGGTCAACCCGGAGCATAACCACGCGCAGACGGTCTCGACCCTGCGTCAGCGGGCCCTACACCAGGCGGCAGATCTGTTCGAGCAGCTTGCCGTCACGCCGGGCGCGCTTGAGGTGCGCCGGGCACGGCGAGGCACTGCCATTACCGAAGAGCTGATGGCCGAACTGGACTTCTGGGTCGGCGAACGCCGGCAACGGGTGGCGGTGCTGGGTCTGTCAGACCTCACAGCCCGGCTGCTGCTGCACACCCTGGAAACCGAGCGGCCTGACTGGGTGCTGGGCCGTGAGGTCGGCCTGGTGGGCTACGACAACATCGAGCCTCTCCTGAGCTATCTCCAGCCTGTGCTGACCACCGTCGCTTATGACATGGACGCGCTGTCTCAGCTGGTGGCCGACATGACGCTGGCGCCCCGCAGCAGCCAAGGGCCGGATACCTTTGAAGTCGTGCCCACCACGGTGGTAGACCGGCAGTCGCTGTAG
- a CDS encoding sensor histidine kinase has translation MTYDSSAPLSLLPTTDMQLRALEAQVQALQVEAAHVRTLFQDAPHPAFLLNDQGRIVEVNTQGAALLGSIPALLLGRPLLNALVPDSQAALTSLLSRVLSGLSTHRREVCFAGPNSQPLDMVLVASLYVRADGVRLCHLSATDVTAFKAAHQSLLAITQGMEHELRRQTVRLKQLGDEFRDVTLAAERELGTTLTRAQNFLTLLERQTEPDDRLHSLSHVATAVQHTQGLLTSLKGYMQARMIRARLRPIDLNRVLREVLKELEPLQSDRVIQLSRVPLPTLQGDHQVFQIIFHEYLANALKFTRTRPQAQLRFLVKETEKDYWIGLEDNGVGFNMRQKEKAFELFGRLHPAELYEGAGVGLAVVRRLCERFGGRAWGEGKVEQGATFWFAWPKEPRGD, from the coding sequence ATGACCTACGATTCGTCTGCACCTCTCTCCTTGCTGCCCACAACGGACATGCAGCTCCGGGCACTTGAGGCGCAGGTACAGGCTCTCCAGGTCGAGGCGGCACACGTCAGAACTCTCTTTCAAGACGCGCCTCACCCAGCCTTTCTACTCAATGACCAGGGCCGCATCGTGGAGGTCAACACTCAGGGTGCCGCGCTACTGGGGTCAATCCCCGCGCTGCTGCTGGGGCGCCCGCTGCTTAACGCGCTGGTGCCAGACAGCCAAGCTGCCCTCACGTCGCTGCTGAGTCGTGTCCTGAGCGGCCTCAGCACACACCGCCGTGAGGTGTGCTTCGCTGGGCCAAACAGCCAACCACTGGACATGGTTCTGGTCGCCAGTCTGTACGTTCGTGCAGATGGAGTGCGCCTGTGTCATCTCAGCGCCACCGATGTCACGGCGTTCAAGGCGGCGCACCAGTCTCTGCTCGCCATCACTCAGGGCATGGAACACGAGCTGCGCCGCCAGACCGTCCGGTTAAAACAGCTTGGCGATGAATTCAGAGACGTGACGCTGGCCGCCGAGCGTGAACTTGGCACCACCCTGACCCGGGCGCAAAACTTCCTGACCTTACTGGAGCGACAAACGGAACCGGACGACCGCCTGCATTCACTGAGCCATGTCGCCACAGCGGTGCAGCACACCCAGGGGCTACTGACCTCTCTGAAGGGTTACATGCAGGCCCGGATGATCCGGGCGCGACTGCGCCCTATCGACCTCAACCGGGTGCTCCGGGAAGTCCTCAAAGAGTTGGAACCGCTCCAGAGCGACCGGGTGATCCAACTGTCCCGCGTGCCGCTGCCGACCCTTCAAGGTGACCATCAGGTCTTTCAGATTATTTTCCACGAGTACCTTGCCAATGCCCTGAAGTTCACCCGGACGCGGCCACAAGCCCAGCTCCGGTTCTTGGTAAAGGAAACAGAAAAAGACTATTGGATTGGCCTTGAGGACAACGGCGTCGGCTTCAACATGCGCCAGAAGGAGAAAGCCTTTGAGCTGTTCGGGCGGTTACACCCGGCAGAGCTGTACGAAGGCGCAGGGGTGGGCCTGGCGGTGGTGCGGCGCCTGTGTGAACGCTTTGGGGGCCGGGCCTGGGGCGAGGGGAAGGTCGAGCAGGGGGCCACGTTCTGGTTCGCCTGGCCTAAGGAACCCAGAGGAGATTAG
- a CDS encoding O-antigen ligase family protein, producing MTTLNPSLPRVLEWASLAALCAFVAWGPLAQGSAFSGGRAGLTVLGLLAGGFYLAALTLSPASGQVWRSSWTLCLWTLLAWVGLSVLRAPANAVQQGLLLASVLLAAYAARGLLVSARRRQAFGLWLMAVVAVMAAYVAVQHLGGGWTLQVDPATLSGTYYHPSHYTGFVTLALPVCVWALAQGPQWWLRGAGLVAGLVLTASLLLTNSSSLPTALLAGALAAVLAVWRRQRRWGQLAAAALLLGVGASTLLLATPQGRQALDRAMGGIQTKSVDRFLIERGKLWAMDAQAAQAAPVTGVGPGNFVAFIPRFRPAQAEGPNDLAFNFVNYAHNDYYQLAIELGWTGLALYVLLLILTLAAAPLQDALGASLLAGVAALWLSGIWDAHATVVPGTMAWAWVAYGLVAARAVRVARSHAVPAEPVPEPRRRRPGGATPDPGLLTLGPAAGGKAHE from the coding sequence GTGACCACCCTGAATCCCAGCCTGCCCCGCGTCCTCGAATGGGCCTCTCTGGCGGCCCTGTGCGCTTTCGTGGCCTGGGGGCCGCTGGCCCAGGGCAGCGCCTTTTCTGGTGGCCGGGCAGGTCTGACAGTGCTGGGCCTGCTGGCCGGCGGCTTTTACCTGGCTGCCTTGACCCTTTCGCCGGCCTCTGGTCAGGTCTGGCGCTCCTCCTGGACCCTGTGCCTCTGGACCCTGCTGGCCTGGGTGGGCCTGAGCGTGCTGCGCGCGCCTGCCAATGCCGTTCAGCAGGGCCTGTTGCTGGCCAGTGTCCTGCTCGCGGCCTATGCGGCGCGCGGCCTGCTGGTCTCAGCGCGGCGGCGCCAGGCCTTTGGCCTCTGGCTGATGGCGGTGGTGGCGGTCATGGCGGCTTACGTGGCCGTTCAGCATCTGGGGGGCGGCTGGACCTTGCAGGTTGACCCGGCCACCCTCAGCGGCACCTACTACCACCCCAGTCATTACACCGGTTTCGTGACGCTGGCCCTGCCGGTATGCGTCTGGGCGCTGGCGCAGGGCCCGCAGTGGTGGCTGCGCGGCGCCGGCTTGGTGGCGGGCCTTGTTCTGACCGCTTCCCTGCTGCTGACCAATTCCTCCAGTCTTCCCACCGCGCTGCTGGCCGGCGCCTTGGCGGCTGTTTTGGCCGTGTGGCGGCGCCAGCGCCGCTGGGGTCAGCTGGCCGCTGCCGCCCTGCTGCTGGGGGTGGGCGCCAGCACCCTGCTGCTGGCCACCCCCCAGGGGCGTCAGGCGCTGGACCGGGCGATGGGGGGCATTCAGACCAAAAGTGTGGACCGCTTTCTGATCGAGCGGGGCAAGCTCTGGGCCATGGACGCGCAGGCCGCGCAGGCGGCGCCTGTCACCGGGGTGGGGCCCGGCAACTTTGTCGCCTTTATTCCCCGCTTCCGGCCAGCCCAGGCCGAAGGGCCCAATGACCTCGCCTTCAACTTCGTGAATTACGCCCACAACGACTACTATCAGCTCGCCATCGAGCTGGGCTGGACCGGCTTGGCCCTATACGTGCTGCTGCTGATCCTGACCCTGGCCGCCGCGCCCCTTCAGGACGCCCTGGGTGCCTCGCTGCTGGCGGGCGTGGCGGCCCTATGGCTGTCGGGAATCTGGGACGCCCACGCCACCGTCGTGCCCGGCACCATGGCCTGGGCCTGGGTGGCGTACGGGCTGGTGGCGGCGCGGGCCGTCAGGGTCGCCAGGTCACACGCCGTTCCCGCCGAGCCAGTCCCTGAGCCGCGCCGCCGTCGGCCAGGCGGGGCCACACCGGACCCAGGCCTCCTGACCCTCGGGCCCGCCGCAGGAGGAAAGGCGCATGAATGA